A window of the Candidatus Thermoplasmatota archaeon genome harbors these coding sequences:
- a CDS encoding HAD family hydrolase yields the protein MPAKTGGLAAALAPMRALAVDYDRTLTDPALVLWPATVEALVEARKKGLAIIVVSGRDLAFLEHALGRAASAFVAENGAVVSAPGGSVEIEPTPAGLREALAAAGIEVRWHASMGSLDAEHEQAARAAAAEGGIEATFERNRESLMALPPGVGKARGLLRALDLLKIDPSEVFAIGDGENDVSLLETAAVGIAVANAVPELAAAAEHVTRGEGGKGVAEVLAAWAASRS from the coding sequence ATGCCCGCGAAAACGGGCGGCCTCGCGGCGGCCCTCGCGCCGATGCGCGCGCTCGCCGTCGATTACGACCGGACCCTCACGGACCCGGCGCTCGTCCTCTGGCCCGCGACCGTCGAGGCCCTGGTCGAGGCCCGCAAGAAGGGCCTTGCGATCATCGTGGTGTCGGGGCGCGACCTCGCGTTCCTCGAGCACGCCCTCGGCAGGGCCGCGAGCGCGTTCGTCGCGGAGAACGGCGCCGTCGTGAGCGCGCCCGGCGGAAGCGTGGAGATCGAGCCCACGCCCGCAGGCCTCCGCGAGGCGCTTGCGGCGGCGGGCATCGAGGTGCGGTGGCACGCTTCCATGGGAAGCCTCGACGCCGAGCACGAGCAGGCCGCCCGCGCCGCGGCCGCCGAGGGAGGGATCGAAGCGACGTTCGAGCGGAACCGCGAGAGTTTGATGGCGCTCCCGCCCGGCGTCGGGAAGGCGCGAGGGCTCCTCCGGGCGCTCGACCTCCTCAAGATCGATCCGTCCGAGGTGTTCGCGATCGGCGACGGAGAGAACGACGTGAGCCTTCTCGAAACGGCGGCCGTGGGCATCGCGGTCGCGAACGCGGTCCCCGAGCTCGCCGCCGCCGCGGAGCACGTCACCCGCGGCGAGGGCGGCAAGGGCGTCGCGGAAGTCCTCGCGGCCTGGGCGGCGTCCCGGTCCTAA
- a CDS encoding glycoside hydrolase family 15 protein — protein MEKRAVAALDHYKSLSEYGAIGDCRSLALVGADGSIDWWCAPRFDSPAIFAAILDRHRGGRFRVGPQGPFHSVVKYVPGTNVLSTTFRSGKGALEVTDLMPFRGPSRLVRIAEVTQGEVDLEVVYAPRPFYAEVVPRMAVNDEGAVAMAQGCTVALRSTHRLVREGTDATMRIRLVEGEAAAFEVRFHAFERRAGRGPLTLDEARRMRDDTVERWQSWSSRRRYRGPYEREVERSALVLKMLTYEPTGAMVAAGTTSIPERVGGVRNWDYRFAWVRDATLGVHALHATGHADEAGQYVRWLVRVLEATNGELRVLYGIRGETEVPERILPHLEGWRRSAPVRIGNAAAEQHQLDMYGELFIGAHALRRLGNTTEEQHWPVFRRLADWVADHWREPDSGIWEMRSAPKHFVLSKAMAWAALDRAVKAAREEGLDGDVARWEREAAACRAEALERGYDEKLRAFSQAYEAPVLDASNLLLPLIGFIDARDPRMASTIDRVLETLTVNGLVYRYIEDTDDGLPGREATFAYCTFWLVENLALLGRVDEARRIFDGILARANPLGLFAEEVDPLTGELLGNFPQAFPHIGLINAALRLDAASRNEPQAPIPTAREAGR, from the coding sequence TTGGAGAAACGCGCCGTCGCCGCACTTGACCATTACAAGTCCTTGAGCGAATACGGCGCCATCGGGGACTGCCGGAGCCTCGCCCTCGTCGGCGCCGACGGGTCGATCGACTGGTGGTGCGCGCCACGCTTCGACTCGCCCGCCATCTTCGCCGCGATCCTCGACCGTCACCGGGGCGGGCGCTTCCGCGTCGGACCGCAAGGGCCGTTCCACTCCGTCGTGAAGTACGTGCCTGGAACGAATGTCCTTTCGACGACGTTCCGCAGCGGCAAGGGCGCGCTCGAGGTCACAGACCTCATGCCGTTCCGCGGCCCGTCCCGGCTCGTGCGCATCGCGGAGGTGACGCAGGGCGAGGTCGATCTCGAGGTCGTCTACGCGCCGCGCCCCTTCTACGCGGAGGTCGTTCCGCGCATGGCCGTGAACGACGAGGGCGCGGTCGCCATGGCGCAGGGCTGCACGGTCGCGCTCCGCTCCACGCATCGCCTTGTTCGCGAGGGAACGGACGCCACGATGCGGATCCGGCTCGTCGAGGGCGAGGCGGCGGCCTTCGAGGTCCGCTTCCACGCGTTCGAACGGCGCGCGGGACGCGGACCGCTCACGCTCGACGAGGCCCGGCGCATGCGCGACGATACCGTCGAGCGATGGCAGAGCTGGTCCTCGCGGCGACGCTACCGCGGCCCCTACGAGCGCGAGGTCGAACGCAGCGCGCTCGTTCTCAAGATGCTCACGTACGAGCCGACCGGCGCGATGGTCGCGGCGGGCACGACGTCCATCCCGGAACGGGTGGGGGGCGTGCGCAACTGGGATTACCGCTTCGCGTGGGTGCGCGACGCGACGCTCGGCGTGCACGCGCTCCACGCGACGGGACACGCAGACGAGGCGGGTCAATACGTGCGATGGCTCGTGCGCGTCCTCGAGGCGACGAACGGGGAGCTGCGCGTGCTCTACGGCATCCGCGGCGAAACCGAGGTCCCGGAGCGGATCCTGCCGCACCTCGAAGGTTGGCGGCGCAGCGCGCCCGTGCGCATCGGAAACGCCGCGGCCGAGCAGCATCAGCTCGACATGTACGGAGAGCTCTTCATCGGCGCGCACGCGCTGCGGCGGCTCGGCAACACCACCGAGGAGCAGCATTGGCCCGTGTTCCGGCGTCTTGCCGATTGGGTCGCGGACCATTGGCGCGAGCCCGATTCGGGCATCTGGGAGATGCGCAGCGCGCCCAAGCATTTCGTCCTCTCGAAGGCGATGGCGTGGGCCGCCCTCGACCGCGCCGTGAAGGCCGCGCGCGAGGAGGGGCTCGACGGGGACGTCGCGCGATGGGAGCGGGAAGCGGCGGCGTGCCGCGCCGAGGCGCTCGAGCGCGGCTACGACGAGAAGCTTCGCGCCTTCTCGCAGGCGTACGAGGCGCCGGTGCTCGACGCCTCGAATCTCCTCCTGCCGCTCATCGGCTTCATTGACGCGCGCGACCCCCGCATGGCCTCCACGATCGACCGCGTGCTCGAGACCCTCACGGTGAACGGTCTCGTGTACCGCTACATCGAGGACACGGACGACGGCCTGCCCGGCCGCGAGGCGACCTTCGCGTACTGCACGTTCTGGCTTGTGGAGAACCTCGCGCTCCTCGGCCGGGTCGACGAGGCCCGCCGCATCTTCGACGGGATCCTCGCCCGCGCGAACCCGCTCGGGCTCTTCGCGGAGGAGGTCGATCCGCTCACGGGTGAGCTTCTCGGCAACTTTCCGCAGGCCTTTCCGCACATCGGACTCATCAACGCCGCGCTGAGGCTCGACGCGGCGTCGAGGAACGAACCACAAGCCCCAATCCCCACGGCCCGCGAGGCCGGGCGGTGA
- a CDS encoding glycosyltransferase family 4 protein, which yields MPNKLGHLAVNTQTPLVRLRGDVAGVSRDGVLPLDRLRRGEQYRFTAGGVTRMLLPLLERWVDEGVARDPEWFSMAAAPSPALAHRGVILRFIEVPEVVRRRYARAKESLWQVLNGLPEAPPDPAVFAGPRANDWEGFVAYNGASAAAIARRGREDPFGLHYVNDFQQMLVGGALDDAPSVFHLHTPFTEEIPETWRRFFAGHLSPYASVVVSTDRYARVLAASGYAGRIARVYPFLDPAGYPEPSPKEVEEFSARFGIAPSDRVLLAVARMDPMKGQDRLVKAMPAILAREPRARLVLVGNGSFSSSTKGGLGLSKGQKWRAHLEALADALGVRSRVTFTGHVATRDIPAAYGRADVAALPSLREGFGLAVVEAWLYGKPVVVSAGAGIAELVRDGSNGFVVDPANADALADVVCEIFADASLADALGRGGLATTSAVTVDEGSRALARALDRSREVVPRVS from the coding sequence ATGCCGAACAAGCTGGGTCATCTCGCCGTCAATACCCAGACGCCGCTCGTCCGCCTCCGCGGCGACGTCGCGGGCGTCTCGCGCGACGGCGTCCTCCCCCTCGACCGTCTCCGCCGCGGCGAGCAGTACCGATTCACCGCGGGCGGCGTGACGCGCATGCTTCTGCCGCTCCTCGAGCGGTGGGTCGACGAGGGCGTCGCCCGCGATCCGGAATGGTTCTCGATGGCGGCGGCGCCTTCGCCGGCGCTCGCGCACCGGGGCGTGATCCTGCGCTTCATCGAGGTCCCCGAGGTCGTGCGCCGCCGCTACGCGCGCGCCAAGGAATCGCTGTGGCAGGTCCTGAACGGTCTCCCCGAGGCCCCCCCGGACCCCGCGGTGTTCGCGGGTCCGCGCGCGAACGATTGGGAGGGTTTCGTCGCGTACAACGGCGCGAGCGCCGCCGCGATCGCGCGACGGGGTCGAGAGGACCCGTTCGGGCTTCATTACGTCAACGACTTCCAGCAGATGCTCGTCGGCGGGGCCCTCGACGATGCGCCCTCCGTCTTCCATCTGCACACGCCGTTCACGGAGGAGATCCCCGAGACGTGGCGACGCTTCTTCGCGGGCCACCTCTCGCCCTACGCCTCCGTCGTCGTGAGCACCGACCGGTACGCCCGTGTGCTCGCGGCCTCGGGCTACGCAGGTCGCATCGCGCGCGTGTATCCGTTCCTCGACCCCGCGGGCTATCCCGAGCCGTCGCCCAAGGAGGTGGAGGAGTTCTCGGCCCGTTTCGGCATCGCGCCGTCCGACCGCGTCCTTCTCGCGGTCGCCCGCATGGACCCCATGAAAGGCCAGGACAGGCTCGTGAAGGCCATGCCGGCGATCCTCGCGCGGGAGCCCCGCGCCCGGCTCGTGCTCGTCGGCAACGGCTCGTTCTCGTCGAGCACGAAGGGCGGGCTCGGGCTGTCCAAGGGCCAGAAGTGGCGCGCGCACCTCGAGGCCCTCGCCGACGCGCTCGGCGTCCGGTCCCGCGTCACATTCACGGGCCACGTCGCGACCCGCGACATCCCGGCCGCCTACGGCCGCGCGGACGTCGCGGCGCTTCCGAGCCTCCGGGAAGGGTTCGGCCTCGCCGTCGTCGAGGCCTGGCTCTACGGCAAGCCCGTCGTCGTCTCCGCCGGGGCGGGGATCGCGGAGCTCGTCCGCGACGGGTCGAACGGCTTCGTCGTCGACCCCGCAAACGCCGATGCGCTCGCGGACGTCGTGTGCGAGATATTCGCGGACGCGTCGCTTGCCGACGCGCTCGGACGTGGCGGCCTCGCGACAACGTCCGCGGTCACCGTCGACGAAGGCTCGCGCGCCCTCGCGCGCGCCCTCGACCGCTCGCGGGAGGTGGTCCCACGGGTGAGCTGA